The genomic window TAACATAAATTCAGAAGGGGTTTGAAACATGATGAGGCAGATTTTCCAGCCTTTGCCATGTATTTGTTATGTAACATCATACTTGAGTCTTATGCATAACTGTTGTTCTCTTTTTCAGGAAGCTGCCAACACATTGGGTTTTGCCCCGGAAGAGAAGTTTGcaatgtacaaaatttgtgcTGCATGCATGCATTGGGGAAATGCCAAGTTTAAACAACGACCCAGAGAAGAACAAGCAGAAGTGGCTGATCCAAAAGGTAttctttttttgtcaaatttctgaGTTTTTCAGTTTGGGTGGTTGCATGTAATAAGTATTTCTATGTATATTTTTGGTTTATAATTTCATTTGGGTAGTGGGAGATTTTATACTCATCAGTATAATTCTTTTgtcaatcaaaatgaaaaaaaatcccaGCAAAACAGGAGTAAAACAACCAGGCATCATACTTCATTGGTCACTATGTATAATTCTCCTCAGGGCTACATCACATAGGCCCCTTAAACAATCACAATTTGTACACTTTCTGCTCCAGTTTTACTATTAATGgaagatgaatttaaaaattatactCATTgcacttgaattttttttatctgcaTCAAGACCTGGACAAAGTGTCTTTCTTGTTGGCAATTTCGCAAACTGACTTTGGAAAGTCCCTTGTAAAACCAAGAATCAAAGTCGGCAGAGAATTTGTAAACCAAGGACGAAACCTTCAACAGGTAAAACAGCCCTTAACTTTTTCTCTCAGTGGTATGCAGCCTCTATGTATTGTCCAAATTAACTTATCCTgaatacatttgtttttttggtcaTGCAATTTTAGGTCCAGTACTCAATTGGTGCTCTCAGCAAATGCATCTATGAGAGGATGTTTCTGTGGCTCGTTGAAAGAATCAACAAAACACTTGAAACCAAAGTAAGAACATACCTGGCTTAACTGATTAAAGAGACTACACATGTAGTTTCCAAATGCTGGTGCTTCttagaaatgagaaaaatttttatcacaactATACAATGTGATCAAACTGCCTTTGTGTGAGATTCACCCATTAATTTACTGTAATTCTATTGTGTTGCTCCTAGGAAAGACGTGCCTTCTTCATCGGTGTGCTTGACATTGCTGGATTTGAGATCTTCAAGGTAAGAAAACTTAGTGAAagtctttatttttgtctcacTAACTAGTGAAATAATTTCAGAAGTATCAATTTAATGTCATAATCGAGAACTTCATAATTATTCAGATGCTCATTTCTTGCATTTTGTATCGCTCGTTTTTCCAGTTCAACTCCTTTGAGCAGTTGTGCATTAACTTGACAAACGAGAAGCTTCAGCAGTTCTTTAACCACCACATGTTCATTCTGGAGCAAGAGGAGTACAAACGGGAGGGCATTGAGTGGGACTTCATCAACTTTGGACTTGACTTGCTTCCGACCATTGAACTCATTGAGAAGGTTTGTTAGACAAtgtcttcaaaaaaaatgtcaatgacATTTTGGAACCTGATGTTGTCTTTCGTATGCACTCTCAAGAATGGCCGATAAAGAATTAAAAGGTTTTCACTTGTGTGTGTAGGCATCTGGAGAAAAGAAGGATTATATTAGGTGAAAGAAGCAAATTGTTTAGGAAAGCTGTCTAGTAAATACTCAAGGGGTGGGTTACCTGTGTTGCACAGCTTTGATATTTTGCTAATCTTCCATTGTCTTATTTCAGCCAATGGGAGTATTTGCCATTCTGGAAGAAGAGTGCATTGTCCCGAAGGCAACAGACATGACATTCTTACAAAAGTTGAACAACAACCATGACGGCAAGCATCCTAAGTATTCCAAGCCTAAAATCTCCGGCAAGAAAGACACCAATCACCACTTTGAAGTTGCTCATTACGCCGGCACTGTAGGATACAATGTTGATGGATGGTTGGACAAAAACAAGGATCCGATCAACGAAGCTGTTGCAACACTGTTTGCCAAGTCCTCTGATCCATTTATTGCTCACCTTTTCAAGGATTACGCCAGTGAATGTAAGAGTGGAACcattcttaattaaaaaaatcaaaattaaggAAAGTCTCCGTAAGGTGCACTGCTGTAGCATCCTTGTGGAGTTAGAAAATGACTATAGAAATAAAGAATTTGCCAACGTGATTGTAGGATGGTTCTCCTCAAGATTCCATGAAGTGATTGATGCGTAACTCTTTGTAGTGCCCATGTTCCCTTCAGGAAACTGTACTTAAGTATTAGAAAGAGTGCCGATCAGACAATATCGTTTTGATGAACGCTGTAACGTggaaatctcgaaagttttctACAAAGAAATTTCTAGCACTTAGAAAGAGGGGGAATAATTGCTTTCATATTGCGACGCATGGAGACAAGTAAAAAAAgaccatttgaattttgttgaGGTAATTTAAGgtaattttgtaataaattatcaGTATGTGATGTGTGATTAGTCTGCCCCCGTGCATAATATTATTCGCGTATTGAAGCTGTTTGTTTGCAATGATTATGTATTTTCTTTCACGGATACTCCAGCTCATGCCAGAGGCAAAGGAGGCAGCTTCCAGACCGTCAGTAGCAAGCACAAggtatgaaataaatttttatgcGTTGCACCACAGAAACATCACACGATAAGATGCCATCTTTATTATTAAAGGTGTTTAGATTTTGTAATCATCCGTGTAAACAAGACTTTGCTGacgttttattttaatattaacgGCTTTGATTCATCCTGTTATCTTCCTTTTCATTTAGGAACAACTTACACGTCTTATGGATACCCTGTACAGCACTTGTCCTCATTTTGTGCGCTGCATTGTTCCAAATGAACATAAGAAAGCTGGTGTGATCGAGTCGTCACTTGTATTGCATCAGCTGAGGTGTAATGGTGTTCTGGAAGGTATCCGTATCTGCCGAAAAGGATTCCCAAACAGGGTGCCCTTCCAGGAATTCCGACAGAGGTGAGTGCACAATGGATGAACGCGTCCCTTGGAATCAGTTTCCACGCCTGCTCGCGTCTACACATATCAGCGTGCTCTTTTGAAACGATCCAAGAATGATACAACATTGCTCTCTGGATTTGGTACTGATCTTTCTTTAAGAACCACAAAGGTTCCTTACATCACTTTCAGAACTAAGTATTTCTCGCCTTACCACTGTTGGCATTCTGTAGGATTGGATTGTAATGTGTCTTTTGCCTTAattggtgttttttttattgattttaataTTCTCTGTTTTCTAGATACCAGATCCTGGCACCAACTGCTCTTGCTGGTGGATTTATGGATGGCAAGAAGGCTTGTGAGAAGCTTCTTGATGCCATGCAACTGGAAAAGCAGTCTTACAGGGTTGGAACCAGCAAGGTGATATGCTCGTTtgaatgaccaaaaaaaaaatcaagaatatCTCGGTTGGTTTTCAGAGATTTTTCAGTGGCTTAAGAGTAGACAAAACTTactgatttcattttcattatacATCTGCCAGAGATCGGGAAATTGAAATGATTTATTAGCATAGTGTATTACCATTTTAAAACCCACTGACTTAAGCAATGGTGCACTTCAAACAGGTCTTCTTCCGAGCTGGAGTCTTGGGTGAACTAGAAGACATGAGAGATGAAAGGCTGGCCAAAGTCATCTCCATGTTCCAAGCATACTGCAAAGGTTACCTGATGCGCAAAGAATACCGCAAGATGTGCGACCAAAGGTGATTGCCCTAAAATATGGAGCAGTTTTTAACTGAGTGACGGTAAACCAAGACCGAAGTAATCCTagcgaccaatcagaacatcaTTATTTTATAACCAATGAGCAAGTTGCGATTGTGTTAGTCTtgtgtctgattggttgagaggatggcgccAGTTTTTTGAACTAATCACAGAGCGCGTAGTTGaataaaaccaaagcaatcccggatCACTTTGACATTCATTTAAAGTTGGTCTTTTCTGCcccaaaataacaaaaatcacATGTTAAGCCCATTTTCTCAACTTCTGAATTTATCGGGGATTTCTTGTACGATCTCGAAAGCCTACAAACCCGAAACGAGCTGCGATCGAGGAGCAAGGTTCGATGAACAATCTACTTGGTGTGAACGCTACTTGAAGAAGAAATGTCACCGCATGAATTTTGATGCTTCAATTTTTCCATAGCTTTTCTCAGTAATTTCCCTATTTGCTGCTTATATACACATGTCACAAATTTTtacaactgtaattttttttcctacagaATTGGAATTGCTGTTATCCAACGAAACGTGAGGAAGTATCTGTTCCTGAGAAACTGGTCGTGGTGGAGACTTTACACAAAGGTAAAATCGATGAGGTCATTTCTATAGCTAAAGATGTAAATGCCGTAGAGCTCTAGCTTGCATTATGGAAGGAAAATATAGTAGAATACAATAGTGACTCGCCTTTTTGTGAGTGCTAACTAacatttttgttatgtttgtgCTGCTAGGTCAAGCCTCTGTTGAACATCGCTCGTGCTGACGAAGAGATGAGAGAAAAAGCCGAAGAGGTAAGTATTCTTTTCCGGTGTCAAATTCAATGAATAGATGCCCTCGGTTTAGTTTCCAGTTCGATAAATAAATGCACATTTAGTTTCCAGAGCCAAAAGTAACGGAAGTAAATAGCACCATTGTAATTGTTCAAGAAAACCCAACAACTGCATGAAGGCATACGCCCTCTTTTCCGTTTATTTCCCTGGAAACAACGACAACATAACGCGGCTCAGTGCATGTGAGTAAAATCACGCAACTTGGGTTCTTGGTCCAGGCATGTCACGCAATCTATCACCTCACTTGCTTTCGCGTAATAGTCACTATTTTTGTAGGCGAGTACTATCTCTTCGATCGATGATGACATTTTTAATTGACGTACACCTTTGAATAAACTGAAACACGAACCGATTTGAAACACTGAGAAATGCTCTTAGTGTGAAATGACACTCTGTTTTACTGCTTACGTTTTTTCCTTCAGCTCAAGAAGTTGCAAGAAAGATTTGCAAAGGAAGAAGAGCTCAggaaagaaatggaagaaaaactCACAAAACTGATGGAAGAGAAGAACGAATTGTTCCAGAATCTGCAATCTGTACGTGCACACCTTACCATGTCGATTCAGTATGATTGTCGATCGGGTAGTAGTCTGTCGGTGCGATATTTAATGGGCTATAATCGCATCGGCTAAACAGATGGGAAGAACAGCCTGTTGGGAGTTTTCGATGATCTACAGGCAAACCTGCTACTTTCGAGAACACCATTACATTTAAAATATCAGAACAGCTAAAGTAGGTCTAGAATACGTGGGAAAGCATCGTAAAAATGACTTCGGTCACGTAGCCTTTAAAAGAAGTTTCTCTCGTCTCTCGATGAATTTATTCGTTGGTGGTTTTTGATAATTGTGAGTATAGCTTACTACTCACTCATTGTATAAGCCCTCCATAGCGTGATTGCTCATTGAAAGTTCCTCGCGTTAAAATGCCGTTCTGTGACATTGAGGCGAAACAGCAGCATCAcgtctttgcatttttttcGTCTGTATAGTACCACGCCTCATTTCTCATAATGGTGTCATCTTTATGTCAAGTGAATCGTTTATAGAGTAATTATAAAATACACAGAAGGATGACGCAACGCAAAATTCGCCGCACCAATGATGAAGTAAGCGTATGGCAACTTGTAAGGAGATTTTTGTTACTTCAAACACAGGAGCAAGACGCATGTGCAGATGCAGAGGACAGAGCCGGTCAACTgcaaaaggagaaggaaaaattgGAAGATCAAATCAAGGTaccaaaagaaaagaattgttgttatttttattgcaATCAGTGGTTTGTTGACAGGAAAATTCTTAAGGATAAAGATAATGGAAACAATTAACAGAAAAAAGTATGTAAATATCTGAACACTTAAAGCGGAATGTATCGAAACTAAACACAACTTGGGCGTTGGTCAAGGCGTAAGATGTCTgagcaaaaaattgttcattttgaaatgacctattttatttcatcttttgaCAGGACCTCTCCGAACAACTCGACGACGAAGAAGAGAACAGTGCTGAAATGCAAGAAGCCAGAAAGAAGATGGAGGCAGAAATCAGCGATCTCAAACAAGACGTAGAAGATTTAGAAACGGCTCTCAAAAAGGTACCATTGTAGGTCAAGATGCTTTCTGATATAAACAAAATCCACTGTATATTGATCCTATCTTTGTCAAAAAAAGAATCCAAAGTATTCCCGTTTGTTTTTAgggtaaatattattttagcaTACTTCGTGTAGACTACTTGTCGTCAAAAGCGTGAGAGATAATCTTGatttgccttttttatttaTAGGCGGAACAAGACATCTCGAGCAGAGAGAAAAATGCTGAACAACTTCAGGACGAACTTGCCGCCCAAGACGAATCCATTACTAAACTATCCAAAGAGAAAAAAGCGCTCGAGGAAGCGAAACAGGTGAGATTCATCGTTGTGATAAACTACCACGATCGTCTACCTTAAAGAGTGGAAAGGGCCATAAAAATCTGAAACGTTCTTCACATAGACCAATTAGAGATTTCCGTAAACTAAAGAGGGACGGGAATAGTTACTACAAAGGATATTGCAGATGATTTTAGAGGACCCGTAGGTTCTTTCAATGGTAGCGTCCTCGCGTcagaatttgttttcattagaTAAGAAAGTTCCAGGATTCAATTGACTTAGTGGAATTGACgaggtttctttttgttgtcaTCAGGAACTCGAAGACCAGCTTCAAGAAGAGGAAGACAAAGTCAATCACCTTAACAAAGTGAAATCGAAACTTGAACAACAAATTGACGAGGTGGGTGGACCTTCGACTTTCTCAAGCCTGTCCTTGAAGTGACAAATTTAGCGTGAACTGTACCTTACGTGTGCTTGTTTTGTGCTATTGCAGACAGTAGAACAGTGGGAACGAGAGAAGAAGTCGCGCGCGGATGTGGAGAAAGTCAAAAGGAAACTGGAAGGTGACCTCAAGGTAAGGTGCTGAATAGTCATGCGCGGGTTACCACAGTTTACTCGTTCTTGCCTACCGTGGAATGCAGAGCCACTGTAAAAAGTTGCCGAGGACTTCGGCGGTACTATGAAATGAAGAAATCATTTAGTGGAATCTGAACTTAGGTCTGAATAGAAGCAGATatgttgaatttaaagtgtgtaacaaaatgctgattggacaaaacattgttactattgtttgttttgtccaatcagcattttgttacacgtaaaattcaactttgtccATTGTATTATTTAGAACTGAGGATGACAGAAGAATTGTCGAAgcatctttttaaatttaaaaagtgtcgttcattttcttaataCCTTGCGTTAATAttcatgtttccttttttcacccTGTTTAGATGACCCAAGACAACTTAGAGGATGTCAAAGGTGAAAAAGCTCGTCTCGAGGACGACTTGCGAAGGTAAACTGTCAGCGGTATTGACCCCTCTATATTTGGCTCGTGGGACCATGCAGTCACGGGTagaaaagcaattttttaaggGGAGGAGGGGTGAAGAGAGGATCCCATTATCAGCAATATCGTGGTTTATTGTATAAACACCAGCTCTATTTGATATACTTGTGGGTTATCAAAttgttcaaaaaaattgaaggttgtgctgttttgttttgttctacaCAGAAAGGAGCAAGAGCTAAGTGAAAGCAACGGCAACAACGAAAATCTTCTTGCACAAATCGAGTCTTTAAAGAAGAAGATCAGAGAGTTGGAGGTGATAAAAAGTTTGCATAAAGATATTTCGGAACAGTTGTATTGTAGGTCGCAGGTATTCGTATGTCACTCGTATGTACTCGTATGCCGCTCGTATGTAGCCGTATGTACTCGAATGTATACGAGTGCTACTCGCATGTCACTCAGAGCGCTCCGGTATGTGGTGCTTTAGTCACGATCGTTAAGCGACTAGATTTCAGAGCGATTTGTCGCGGGTTTGTCTGTCGAATGATGTAAAAAGACTCAATCGTTGGATGAAACGAAATTATTATTAACCGCCCCGGATTGTCGTTTGACCTTTGTGAAACCTGTGATGTATACTTTTAAGTTCGTTTTCCATGCACTAAGGAGATGTACGACTGGAAGTCTGGTCTTTTGTGAAATCTGTTTGCGCTGTTAGGGTTTCCCTTTGTTTTGATGGTTGAATTTTGATGATCCATTGACTAAAGATTAAACCGTTAATTGGACTTAACGCAACTATGCATTCCTGCATAACATGATCACGAGGCGTGTGGGATAGCTGATTGTCCTCGCTGAGTAGATTTCGAATCGGAGATGAAGAATTCTTAACATTTGTGGACTTTTTTCCGGGGGAAATGTGGGCGGCGGAGTCTTACAACTACAGATTATATGTTCAGCCATCGGATAACAAATACGCTGTAGGTAAAAATATCTCTTAGCGAGAAAAATGGAAATGCAGTGTTTGCTAAAGGGCGATGTGAAATCGCACATGTGTCGATTTACAGCACTTTGCAGCGTTCTACATATTGCGCTTAAGTGTGataaattattgttaaatttgaatcaGTTCATTCAATTTATTGCAAAATATAGCCTGTGATGTTTGCATAAGGCTATTCTACACTTGCATTGGATTTTCGTTTTGATACTGTATACGTAAAATGTCGGTTTCAAGGTTTGGTTTGAAGAATATCGGACTTGTGTATTCGGTATTTAGCCCGAGTGTTTATAAGACGAAGCAGTCGGCAGATCGCTTTGAAAATCAAAGTACAGTTAGGTGTGAAATATTCTGGTCAGAGGTGTTTTCGCTTCAAcgattttttactttcttttgttttttttcaggccaaAATCGAGGAGCTGGAAGAAGAACTTGAAGCCGAGAAGAATGCTCGATCTAAGGTATGTTGTGGTTTTATCTTTTTGACGCCTTCTATGAGCTGTTCTTCAAGTAATACCTCATAACGGCCTAACGAAGAGggcaaattgaaatatttcgcGCCGGAATGACTTTTCATTCCAGAACAACCTTATTTGAATAAGAATTACAGTGTAGATTCTTTGTTTGCAAACAATTATTAGTTAATCTTCGTTTCGGAATGTGGCTTCCGTCCTGCAGTGATGATACAGCGGCACCGTTGAAGGTCTTGGATATTCCGATAAAGAATGTAACTCCCATCTTCTCTCTTCAATGAAAGAGCGCTAAGTACTTAAAGGTTAAATTCAATTCATAGAAGAGCATTGCGAGATGGCGTATGTATTTTGTTATGCGATTACTGTCAACGAAATCAGACAAATAGCTATTAGCTGATGAAAACTTCCGTCATATGTGTCAAATCAATTATCGAAAAATACAGGGTTGACTTTTATCGCAAGAAAGCTGTTTAGAATTATGGAATTGTGTTATGATTATCAAACAATGCTCGGAGCGAGTCCCACAAATTACACATTAACTGTCTAATAAAAGTTTAGACAAGACATGTGGCATGCACACAGCAGGTTTGACCGGGAAGTATTCGTCGCATTGCTGTGTAGAAGCTTATTTCTATTTCCGGTTTGTCATCAATCAGGCGGAACGAGCGCGAATGGAACTCGAGAGGGAACTGGATGATCTGAATGAACGGCTGGAAGAGCAAGGGGGCGCCACACAAGCACAGGTAAAATGAGTTTATTtatgtatcatttttttttacttatttttgtcTCCATTCGCTAAGCGAGAGTTTGTTAAACGAGTTTCATGTGATTTTGATAAAGAAGCAAAGCTAGATTGAGTTAAAATTCATGTAAGTACATCCGTTGTTCTTTGTGAATGGAGGAAAACTAGGAAACACTTACAAAAGCTTCAGAGCAGGGACTAGAACCGACAACAAACTCTTCTCGTGAATCGAACCCAACACAGCGGTCGAACGCCTGCGCATGTGCGACATTGTAATGACTAATGTCGTGCTTTTAGGCTGTCAGAAGCAAGTTATGGTTCTTATATTTCACATAATCATTGGTTCCCTTGCTGTAGATTGACCTGAACAAAAAGCGTGAAGGTGATATAACCAGGCTGCGGCGGGAACTGGAAGAGCAGGCATCTCAGCATGAACAGTCCGTCAATAGTATGCGAGCCAAACAGAACCAAGCCATGCAAGAATTGCAGGACGAAATGGACTCCTTGAAGAAAGCTAAATCAAAGTATGTAACGCATATTCAGTCTTACAAGTTTCCTCTGCAGCTGTTCTTTGAAATGTCATGCAAAGCTCTCCTGAGCCGTTCACTGGAATGTCACACAACGCTGATGTTAGGCTTTCTGTAGAATGTCACGAAACGCCTTCCTTAAGTAAGAAAAAGACGCGTGATACCTTAAAGATATGTGATATTCTCACCTCAGCCGTGGGTGTGTGCCTTTTCCTCGAAAACAACTGAGAGCAGTCCTAATAACTTGACACTGATGCCGTTTGGTGagactgtttttatttcaatgcgtGACTCATTAGATGTTGAATGTCTTTGTAGGAtcgagaaggaaaaaaatgcactGCAGGCTGAAGGAGACGATCTTTCTGTCAGCTTAGAAACGCTGCAAAAACAAAAGGTATTTTTGTACCTATACTATTTTGCTTCAGGCTAATTTCTTGTTTTCCGTGTTTTTGTTCATCTTATCCCATCTATTTAATGTTGTGTTAATTTTTGTCAGACCCAGTCCGACAAGCAGAATAGAGCCCTTGAGGAGCAGCTTAATGACCACAAATACCAGGTTGGTTAATAAGCGCGTTATTCATGTTCCAGTCTGTCATGTCTGAGGCGCTAATAAGGATGGTTTTTTTAACCCGCTTTCATGGAGCTGTCAAAAGGATTTGACTTCTAGTCGACGCTAGATTGTCTGCGGACAAATTGAAGAGATTTAATACGAAGATGGCCACAAAATTGTTGACTCTGGaagttattttttgtcattataaacatgttttttttggttatgCTCCAACTTTCTCCTCGGCCCTCTAGACACTAAAACACGCTTTGTTTTCAATGGATTGTCGCTGCAATGATAAAGTGTAGAATAAGGCAAAGGTGTTTAGTTTTATGAAATTCCATCGTGAAGTGAGCAACAAGAAGTGTTGTCGCCTCAAGCACATTTTTCAAGCAGCAGATGTCCCCCCGTGGGAATTTGAAGGAAAGTTTAGAGAAAGCGGTCGGTCTATGCACTTTAGGGAACTCTAAATCAACGAAGCCTGCTTAAACGCATTTTTGTGGACGCTTTTAAATGACCCTACACTGGGCACGAAAATAAGCACGGCAAAAAAAGTCAGGTGAATGAAACAGTAGCAATTTAAAGCGGTCTTGATGATTGCTAATCAGAGTGTTTTATTAGGTGGAGGAGTTAAAGAAGAATGTTGCTGAACTAGAGATCGCACGCAGTCGGCTGACTCAAGAAGGAGGAGATCTTGGAAAGCAAGTGGAAGAGTATGAATCAAAAATTACCGTATTTCTGAAAAACAAGAAAGCTCTCGAACAGAGCGTCGAAGAGCTCAAAAGGCAGAATGAAGAGGAAGTTCGGGTGAGTGCATCAGAGTTTTCTCCTTAATTTTTCAAGCTGGAGTATATCTGGGTATATTTAAAGGCATAGAGACTCTATCGACcagtcaaagaaaaatttcacaacaaatCGCGGTAAGATAcgcaaagcgcgggaaaacatgaAAGTTTTAATCCttacatctgattggctgaaaaaagTGACCAATCCCAAGCtcagaaaatcattttgaagaCGCGTACGGTGAAGTCAATATGGGTTACTGCATGATTGCTGAAGGAGTTTCCTAGACTGCACACAGTTTTCTGGGGATAGAAAAATAGCTGAGGGGTGAATGTCTGCATCAGTTCCTAAATTTTGACTCGTCAAAATGCGACCGATCTCAAGACCTTTGAATGTTTCGCTTTGTAGCTTAAACTGGACGCTCAGAACAAATTGAAGAACGCCGAAGCTGACCTGGACAGCATGCAGGAAACAATTGAGGAGCTGGAGGATGGGAAGGCTGACTTGCAGAAACAACTTGCGAGAGCAAACACCGAGAACACACAGCTGAAAGCAAAGTTCGAACAGGAAGTGTCTGGACGCTTGGAAGAACTGGAGGACGCCAAGTATGTCAAATGTTAAAACTCATAActcaacagaaaaattaacaaaaga from Pocillopora verrucosa isolate sample1 chromosome 8, ASM3666991v2, whole genome shotgun sequence includes these protein-coding regions:
- the LOC131791023 gene encoding myosin heavy chain, striated muscle isoform X2 is translated as MELEDPVAFLRVSDKLARLEESKAFESKKWVWIADPKECFKAAEVKSSKGDIFVVETNDGQEREVNKNDTEQMNPPKFEKAEDMANLTYLNEASVLHNLKQRYFAGLIYTYSGLFCVAINPYRRLPIYTEKIVFAYRGKRRPEMPPHIFSICDNAYHDMLQDRENQSMLITGESGAGKTENTKKVIQYLAHVSGQTKPGDQKHEGGTLEDQVVQANPILEAYGNAKTIRNNNSSRFGKFIRCHFGPQGKLAGADIESYLLEKSRVVHQLEGERNYHIFYQLLYGASKETHEKLLIESNKSVDYEFLKKGSEKADGINDVEEFKITEEAANTLGFAPEEKFAMYKICAACMHWGNAKFKQRPREEQAEVADPKDLDKVSFLLAISQTDFGKSLVKPRIKVGREFVNQGRNLQQVQYSIGALSKCIYERMFLWLVERINKTLETKERRAFFIGVLDIAGFEIFKFNSFEQLCINLTNEKLQQFFNHHMFILEQEEYKREGIEWDFINFGLDLLPTIELIEKPMGVFAILEEECIVPKATDMTFLQKLNNNHDGKHPKYSKPKISGKKDTNHHFEVAHYAGTVGYNVDGWLDKNKDPINEAVATLFAKSSDPFIAHLFKDYASESHARGKGGSFQTVSSKHKEQLTRLMDTLYSTCPHFVRCIVPNEHKKAGVIESSLVLHQLRCNGVLEGIRICRKGFPNRVPFQEFRQRYQILAPTALAGGFMDGKKACEKLLDAMQLEKQSYRVGTSKVFFRAGVLGELEDMRDERLAKVISMFQAYCKGYLMRKEYRKMCDQRIGIAVIQRNVRKYLFLRNWSWWRLYTKVKPLLNIARADEEMREKAEELKKLQERFAKEEELRKEMEEKLTKLMEEKNELFQNLQSEQDACADAEDRAGQLQKEKEKLEDQIKDLSEQLDDEEENSAEMQEARKKMEAEISDLKQDVEDLETALKKAEQDISSREKNAEQLQDELAAQDESITKLSKEKKALEEAKQELEDQLQEEEDKVNHLNKVKSKLEQQIDETVEQWEREKKSRADVEKVKRKLEGDLKMTQDNLEDVKGEKARLEDDLRRKEQELSESNGNNENLLAQIESLKKKIRELEAKIEELEEELEAEKNARSKAERARMELERELDDLNERLEEQGGATQAQIDLNKKREGDITRLRRELEEQASQHEQSVNSMRAKQNQAMQELQDEMDSLKKAKSKIEKEKNALQAEGDDLSVSLETLQKQKTQSDKQNRALEEQLNDHKYQVEELKKNVAELEIARSRLTQEGGDLGKQVEEYESKITVFLKNKKALEQSVEELKRQNEEEVRLKLDAQNKLKNAEADLDSMQETIEELEDGKADLQKQLARANTENTQLKAKFEQEVSGRLEELEDAKRKLTQKLQETEEALSSASQKASNAEKAKNRLNSELEDALIDLEKAQTNASNLEKKQKKFDQQINEWKVRCDELQAEVDNAQKEARNYSTEMFKLKGLNDEMSEQMELLKREKKSLEAEVADLADQLGEGGKSVVEIEKAKKRLEFEKDELQNALEEIEAALEAEESKVTRVQLELTQYKQEAEKRIADKDEELENLRKNHSRQLESLQASLETEVKSKSDLMRAKKNLEAANNELEINLDNALKANGEFQKNLKKLQQQVKDLQLMVEEEQRGRDDAREAAAKAERRVGDIASELDELRNQLEQAERLRKQAEQERQEAVDNATQLANQNNGLTQAKRKLEGTINTMQEEAEDLENEAKNADDRAKKAAIELARLQQELQQTQDRLANADRVRLSAERQVKDLEVKLEDLEAQGGKALKNQIKKLEQRVRELEVDLDNETRRNSENSKNAKKTERRLKDVLQQQEEDQKNLQHSKDQIDRLNKKIKNTKVNQEEAENLAAQYLAKTRKLQCCLEEAEERAETAESALNKVRSRSRAGVSTGGVGRTTSRESSYSRGLSASGRSHSSTSMDDSMET